A region from the Polaribacter sp. Hel1_33_78 genome encodes:
- the menD gene encoding 2-succinyl-5-enolpyruvyl-6-hydroxy-3-cyclohexene-1-carboxylic-acid synthase yields the protein MYPKKELAQIVISACYQFKIETVVISPGSRNAPLTIGFSNHKEIETLSVVDERCAAFFALGIAQQTQKPVAILCTSGSAMLNYYPAIAEAFYSNIPLVVISADRPKHLIDIGDGQTIRQENVFGNHILFSANLIENPKFKTRNSQLIGEALQISVSQKGPVHINVPFDEPLYETVDVLQKFHFPHISMSSLDNSHIDYESLSKIWNAAEKKMILVGVHYPDTELHKLMDFYAEDESVLILTETTSNLHNEKAINSIDQLIFSLDKNQFKELQPEILITFGGMIVSKKIKNFLRDYQPKHHWNIDEKKAINTFFCLSEFIQTKPLDFFFNFHKYILKKGSTYQSKWLTIRNEKRVKHISYLSKTKHSDFKVFEQALESIPSNCHLQISNSSIIRYAQLFSVKDTINVFCNRGTSGIDGSTSTAIGAAFSEKNQTIFITGDLSFFYDSNALWNKNIPKSFRIILINNSGGGIFKIIPGPKTTNASKYFETPHCLTAEYLCKMYEFEYQKAFSTETVNEQLNGFYEASEKPKILEIFTPSEENDLILTAYFKYIQ from the coding sequence ATGTATCCGAAAAAAGAACTCGCACAAATCGTAATTTCCGCTTGTTATCAATTTAAAATTGAGACAGTTGTAATTTCTCCAGGTTCACGCAATGCGCCTCTTACAATAGGTTTTTCTAATCATAAAGAAATAGAAACCTTAAGTGTTGTAGATGAACGATGTGCTGCTTTTTTTGCTCTAGGAATTGCCCAACAAACTCAAAAACCTGTTGCAATTTTATGTACTTCGGGTTCTGCGATGCTAAATTATTATCCTGCAATTGCAGAGGCATTTTACAGTAATATTCCGTTGGTAGTAATTTCTGCAGATAGACCAAAACATTTAATTGATATTGGCGATGGCCAAACAATCCGTCAGGAAAATGTTTTTGGAAACCATATTTTATTTTCAGCCAACTTAATTGAAAATCCTAAGTTTAAAACTCGAAATTCTCAATTAATTGGGGAAGCTTTACAAATATCAGTTTCGCAAAAAGGTCCCGTTCATATAAATGTTCCTTTTGATGAACCCTTGTACGAAACTGTAGATGTATTACAAAAATTTCATTTTCCTCATATTTCAATGAGTTCATTGGATAATTCTCATATTGATTACGAGAGTTTATCCAAAATTTGGAATGCAGCTGAAAAAAAAATGATTTTAGTGGGTGTGCATTATCCTGATACTGAATTACACAAGTTGATGGATTTTTATGCTGAAGATGAATCCGTTTTAATTTTAACAGAAACTACTTCTAATCTGCATAACGAAAAAGCTATTAATTCCATTGATCAACTTATCTTTTCATTAGATAAAAATCAGTTTAAAGAATTACAACCAGAAATCTTAATAACTTTTGGAGGAATGATAGTTTCGAAAAAAATCAAAAATTTTTTAAGAGATTATCAGCCAAAACATCATTGGAATATTGATGAGAAAAAAGCAATAAATACGTTCTTTTGCTTGTCAGAATTTATTCAGACAAAACCACTTGATTTCTTTTTTAATTTTCATAAGTATATATTAAAAAAGGGAAGTACGTATCAATCAAAATGGTTGACTATTCGTAATGAGAAAAGAGTAAAACATATTAGCTATTTGTCCAAAACAAAACATTCTGATTTTAAAGTATTTGAGCAAGCTTTAGAAAGTATTCCGAGCAATTGTCATTTACAAATAAGTAATAGTTCTATAATTAGATACGCACAATTATTTAGTGTCAAAGACACTATTAATGTTTTTTGTAATAGAGGAACGAGTGGTATTGATGGGAGCACTTCTACAGCAATTGGGGCTGCATTTTCTGAGAAAAATCAGACTATTTTTATTACTGGAGATCTCAGTTTTTTTTACGATAGTAATGCCCTTTGGAATAAAAACATTCCAAAGAGTTTTAGGATCATACTAATTAACAATTCTGGTGGTGGGATTTTTAAAATTATTCCAGGACCGAAAACCACTAATGCTTCTAAATATTTTGAAACTCCGCATTGTTTAACTGCAGAGTATTTGTGCAAAATGTATGAATTTGAGTATCAAAAAGCCTTTTCTACGGAGACAGTAAATGAGCAGCTAAATGGTTTTTATGAAGCATCAGAAAAACCAAAAATATTAGAAATTTTCACACCAAGTGAAGAAAATGATTTAATTTTAACAGCATATTTTAAATACATACAGTAA
- a CDS encoding DNA-binding protein codes for MGLQEDLQEGKDNLQEGENNSEAQEMNLQEGEKVSLIIETETGLGYTVLINEEFDGLLFRSEVFQDLEENMEVTGYIKNIREDGKIDVSLRPQGFRNVIDSDVDKVLAKLKDSRDGFILITDKSSPDSIRFHMKMSKKAFKKAVGNLYKQKLILIKEDRIELI; via the coding sequence ATGGGTTTACAAGAGGATTTGCAAGAAGGAAAAGATAATTTACAAGAAGGAGAAAATAATTCGGAAGCGCAAGAGATGAATTTGCAAGAAGGAGAAAAAGTAAGCCTAATTATTGAGACTGAAACTGGTTTAGGTTATACTGTTTTAATCAATGAAGAATTTGATGGGTTACTTTTTAGAAGTGAAGTATTTCAAGATTTAGAGGAGAATATGGAAGTTACGGGTTACATAAAAAATATTCGTGAAGATGGTAAAATAGATGTTTCTCTAAGGCCACAAGGTTTTAGAAATGTTATTGATTCTGATGTAGATAAAGTACTTGCAAAACTGAAAGATAGTAGAGATGGTTTTATTTTAATTACAGACAAAAGTTCTCCAGATTCTATTCGTTTTCATATGAAAATGAGTAAAAAAGCTTTTAAAAAAGCTGTCGGAAATTTGTACAAACAAAAGCTAATCTTAATAAAAGAAGATAGGATAGAGTTGATTTAA
- a CDS encoding alpha/beta hydrolase-fold protein — protein MIKKSLTLIFILFCFWGFSQKTIQKNLESDILEATRNIRIFIPEGYEKDSIKNYPLAIVFDEEDLFDIYVSNSILFAKKDKAPKQIVVGLSMEETRGKDISFDINSGKLTLSANNFYEFVRDEVLFYMESNFRTSPFISLVGHGYSANLITHFLQENTAFINSFICINPSFSDFIGREFASYNLLKFRKEDNTFYFYSSNSNSFPATKQKKIDQVQQGLSLLQIKNFNVINDVINTSNSVSALGEAIPRALTKVFEVYSGISKEEYEKNIKELAPLDAISYLENKYLEIEFLFGSNLGIRERDIYAIENIIIEKENGDRLLDFGMMILKLFPSSPLGNYYHGKYYETGKMYKKALKHYKIGYGKMDPSDPNADAFYENILRLGGL, from the coding sequence ATGATTAAGAAATCACTTACATTAATATTTATTCTTTTTTGTTTCTGGGGATTTTCTCAGAAAACGATTCAAAAAAATTTAGAGTCTGATATTTTAGAAGCAACAAGAAATATCAGAATTTTTATTCCGGAAGGATATGAAAAAGATAGTATTAAAAATTATCCTCTAGCCATTGTTTTCGATGAAGAAGATTTATTCGATATTTATGTAAGTAATTCAATTTTATTTGCAAAAAAAGACAAAGCACCTAAACAAATTGTGGTAGGCCTTTCTATGGAAGAAACAAGAGGAAAGGATATTTCTTTTGATATTAATTCTGGAAAATTAACTTTGAGTGCAAATAATTTTTACGAATTTGTTCGTGATGAAGTTTTATTTTATATGGAAAGTAATTTCAGAACATCACCGTTTATAAGTCTTGTTGGTCATGGATATTCTGCAAATTTAATTACGCATTTTTTACAAGAAAACACTGCTTTTATTAATTCTTTTATTTGTATAAACCCAAGCTTTTCTGATTTTATAGGTAGAGAATTCGCTTCTTATAATCTACTCAAATTTAGAAAAGAAGATAATACTTTTTATTTCTACAGCAGCAATTCCAATTCATTTCCTGCAACTAAACAGAAAAAAATAGATCAAGTTCAACAAGGTTTATCCCTTTTACAAATCAAAAATTTTAATGTTATAAATGATGTAATAAATACCTCTAATTCAGTTTCTGCATTAGGTGAAGCAATACCACGAGCATTAACAAAAGTTTTCGAAGTCTATTCAGGAATATCAAAAGAAGAATATGAAAAAAACATTAAAGAATTAGCGCCCCTGGATGCAATTTCTTATCTAGAAAATAAATATTTAGAAATAGAGTTTTTATTTGGTAGCAATTTAGGTATCAGAGAAAGAGATATTTATGCCATTGAAAATATTATCATTGAAAAAGAAAATGGAGATCGTTTACTTGATTTTGGTATGATGATTTTAAAATTATTTCCTTCCTCTCCTTTAGGAAATTATTATCATGGTAAATATTATGAAACAGGAAAAATGTATAAGAAAGCTTTAAAGCATTACAAAATTGGTTATGGAAAAATGGATCCATCAGACCCGAATGCTGATGCTTTTTATGAAAATATTTTAAGATTAGGAGGGCTATAA
- a CDS encoding 1,4-dihydroxy-2-naphthoyl-CoA synthase: MIQPEWQTAKEYEDITYKKCNGVARIAFNRPNVRNAFRPKTTKELYDAFYDAGEDINIGVVLLSAEGPSSKDGVYSFCSGGDQKARGHQGYVGDDGYHRLNILEVQRLIRFMPKAVIAVVPGWAVGGGHSLHVVCDLTLASKEHAIFKQTDADVTSFDGGYGSAYLAKMVGQKRAREIFFLGRNYSAQEAYDMGMVNAVIPHDKLESTAYEWAQEILEKSPTSIKMLKFAMNLTDDGMVGQQVFAGEATRLAYMTDEAKEGRDAFLEKRKPNFPKKWIP; this comes from the coding sequence ATGATACAACCTGAATGGCAAACGGCCAAAGAATACGAAGATATTACCTATAAGAAATGCAATGGAGTTGCAAGAATAGCTTTTAATAGGCCAAATGTTAGAAATGCTTTTCGACCGAAAACTACAAAAGAATTGTATGATGCTTTTTATGACGCAGGCGAAGATATTAATATTGGCGTTGTTTTACTTTCCGCTGAAGGACCAAGTTCAAAGGATGGCGTATATTCTTTTTGTTCTGGTGGAGATCAAAAGGCACGAGGTCATCAAGGGTATGTTGGTGATGACGGATATCACCGTTTAAATATTTTGGAGGTACAACGTTTAATACGTTTTATGCCAAAAGCGGTAATCGCCGTAGTTCCTGGTTGGGCAGTTGGTGGTGGACATAGTTTGCATGTAGTTTGTGATTTAACTCTAGCAAGTAAAGAGCATGCTATTTTTAAGCAAACCGATGCAGATGTAACTTCTTTTGATGGTGGATATGGTTCTGCTTATTTGGCAAAAATGGTAGGACAGAAAAGAGCCAGAGAAATTTTCTTTTTAGGAAGAAATTATTCAGCGCAAGAGGCCTATGATATGGGAATGGTCAATGCTGTAATTCCTCATGACAAATTAGAAAGTACAGCCTATGAATGGGCGCAAGAAATTTTAGAGAAAAGTCCGACTTCTATAAAAATGTTAAAGTTCGCAATGAATTTAACGGATGATGGAATGGTTGGTCAGCAAGTTTTTGCTGGTGAAGCAACGCGTTTAGCGTATATGACAGATGAAGCAAAGGAAGGAAGGGATGCTTTTCTTGAAAAAAGAAAGCCGAATTTTCCTAAAAAATGGATACCATAG
- the purU gene encoding formyltetrahydrofolate deformylase, producing MKSQIVTFLIKCPDQKGLVAKITNFFYEKGFNILSCQQYVNAIEDTYFMRVRLNADGTDISKEELENSFIKLAEPLSFNWSVNYGDKKQNVAIMVSHTSHNLYDLLERFKEGRLNCNVKMIISNHEKLRNIAEMFNVPFHYLPMTKETKLQQESQVIELLDSNEIDLVIMARYMQILSSNFINHYPERIINIHHSFLPAFQGANPYKKAYDRGVKLIGATAHYATEDLDEGPIIEQDVKPVTHESTPTTLKRIGADIEKLVLARAVKNHLNNQIIVSGNRAVVFPEAGE from the coding sequence ATGAAATCACAAATAGTTACTTTTTTAATTAAATGTCCAGATCAAAAAGGATTGGTAGCAAAAATTACCAATTTTTTTTATGAAAAAGGATTCAATATTTTAAGTTGTCAGCAGTATGTAAATGCTATTGAAGATACATATTTTATGAGAGTTCGGTTGAATGCTGATGGAACCGATATATCTAAAGAAGAATTAGAAAATAGTTTCATAAAGCTAGCCGAACCTTTAAGTTTTAATTGGTCTGTAAATTATGGTGATAAAAAGCAAAATGTCGCAATTATGGTTTCTCATACGAGTCATAATTTATACGATTTGTTAGAGCGTTTTAAAGAAGGACGTTTAAATTGTAATGTAAAAATGATTATCAGTAATCATGAAAAGTTAAGAAATATTGCAGAAATGTTTAATGTTCCTTTCCATTATCTACCCATGACAAAAGAGACTAAATTACAACAAGAATCTCAAGTTATAGAATTATTAGATTCTAATGAAATTGATTTGGTAATTATGGCCAGATATATGCAGATTTTGTCATCAAATTTCATCAATCATTATCCAGAACGAATCATTAATATTCATCATTCTTTTTTACCTGCTTTTCAAGGAGCAAACCCTTACAAAAAGGCATATGATAGAGGAGTGAAATTAATTGGAGCAACCGCACATTATGCAACTGAAGATTTAGATGAAGGTCCAATTATTGAGCAAGATGTGAAGCCTGTAACACATGAAAGTACACCAACAACCTTAAAAAGAATTGGTGCAGATATAGAAAAATTAGTTTTAGCGAGGGCAGTAAAAAATCATTTAAATAATCAAATTATCGTTTCTGGCAATAGAGCTGTTGTTTTTCCGGAAGCAGGAGAATAA
- a CDS encoding fumarylacetoacetate hydrolase family protein has protein sequence MKIICIGRNYAKHIEELANERPENPVVFLKPDSAILPRKNPFFIPPFSDDVHYEVEILIKINKVGKHIDAKFAHKYYDEIGLGIDFTARDVQAKCKEKGLPWEKAKAFDGSAVIGEFYPKEQFDLENLKFQLYKNDEIVQDGNTSAMLWKTDELISYVSQYFTLKKGDVIFTGTPSGVGKVFENDNLKGVIAGKEAFKIRVK, from the coding sequence ATGAAAATAATATGTATTGGGCGCAATTACGCAAAACATATCGAAGAATTAGCAAATGAAAGACCAGAGAATCCTGTAGTTTTTCTGAAGCCAGATTCTGCTATTTTACCTAGAAAGAATCCGTTTTTTATACCTCCTTTTTCTGATGATGTTCATTATGAAGTAGAGATTTTGATAAAAATTAATAAAGTAGGAAAGCATATCGATGCAAAATTTGCACATAAATATTATGATGAAATCGGACTTGGCATTGATTTCACGGCAAGAGATGTACAAGCAAAATGTAAAGAAAAAGGTTTGCCTTGGGAAAAAGCAAAAGCATTTGATGGAAGTGCCGTTATTGGTGAATTTTATCCGAAAGAACAATTTGATTTAGAGAATTTAAAATTTCAATTGTATAAGAATGATGAAATTGTTCAAGATGGAAATACTAGTGCGATGTTATGGAAAACTGATGAATTAATTTCTTATGTTTCTCAATATTTTACCTTGAAAAAAGGTGATGTTATTTTTACAGGAACTCCATCAGGAGTGGGTAAAGTGTTTGAGAACGATAATTTAAAAGGAGTGATAGCAGGAAAAGAGGCGTTTAAGATTAGAGTTAAATAA
- a CDS encoding competence/damage-inducible protein A: MNAEIITIGDEILIGQIVDTNSQWIGQQLNKIGVSVYQITSIQDDKEHILNALKEAQERVGIVIITGGLGPTKDDITKKTMAEFFNDGKVKEYPEVVVHIQKMFKKYNIPYKKVQQYQAQLPSKATLLMNNLGTAPGMWFYENNTVFVSLPGVPYEMKGLITHQVLPRIQKKFKLPFIIHKTIMTYGQGESTIAERIEDFENNLPPDIKLAYLPSFGRVRLRLSAKGENKEVLETALNAKVNEVYQLIPEIITGLDDDSSLEKKVGELLKKSNQTIATAESLTGGKIAATLVSVAGSSAYYKGSFVTYSAETKIKLLDVSAETIKKHTVVSGEVALEMARGVKEKLQTNYAIAVTGNAGPTTDHNDKSVGLVYIAFVSDDKEIVQEFNFGQPREKVINRTVSKALEILQKEIH; this comes from the coding sequence ATGAACGCAGAAATTATAACAATTGGGGATGAGATTTTAATTGGCCAAATTGTCGATACAAATTCACAATGGATTGGTCAACAATTAAATAAAATCGGAGTTTCAGTATATCAAATAACTTCTATCCAAGATGATAAAGAACATATTCTAAATGCTTTAAAAGAAGCGCAAGAAAGAGTTGGTATTGTAATTATTACTGGAGGTTTAGGTCCAACAAAAGATGATATTACTAAAAAAACAATGGCAGAGTTCTTTAATGATGGTAAAGTTAAAGAATATCCAGAGGTTGTGGTACACATTCAAAAAATGTTTAAGAAGTATAACATACCCTATAAGAAAGTGCAGCAATATCAGGCGCAATTGCCTTCAAAAGCGACTTTATTAATGAATAATTTAGGCACGGCACCGGGTATGTGGTTTTATGAAAATAATACTGTTTTTGTATCACTTCCGGGTGTGCCTTATGAGATGAAAGGTTTGATTACGCATCAAGTTTTACCAAGAATTCAGAAAAAGTTCAAGCTACCTTTTATTATCCATAAGACAATTATGACATATGGTCAAGGAGAAAGTACGATTGCAGAAAGAATTGAAGATTTTGAAAATAATTTACCACCTGATATCAAGTTAGCATATTTACCCTCTTTTGGTAGAGTACGTTTAAGATTATCCGCCAAAGGCGAAAATAAAGAAGTTTTGGAAACAGCTCTAAATGCAAAGGTTAATGAGGTTTATCAATTAATTCCTGAAATTATAACAGGTTTAGACGATGATAGTTCTTTAGAAAAAAAAGTAGGCGAGTTGCTGAAGAAAAGTAACCAAACAATTGCTACTGCAGAAAGTTTAACGGGAGGTAAAATAGCAGCAACTTTAGTATCCGTTGCAGGGTCTTCTGCCTATTACAAAGGAAGTTTTGTAACGTATTCAGCAGAAACAAAAATTAAGCTGTTAGATGTCTCTGCAGAGACTATAAAAAAACATACAGTTGTTAGTGGGGAGGTAGCTTTAGAAATGGCAAGGGGCGTCAAAGAAAAATTACAAACAAATTACGCAATTGCCGTGACTGGTAATGCGGGTCCAACAACAGATCATAATGATAAAAGTGTAGGGTTGGTTTATATTGCTTTTGTGTCAGATGATAAAGAGATTGTGCAAGAATTTAATTTTGGTCAGCCAAGAGAAAAAGTAATCAATAGAACAGTAAGTAAAGCACTTGAAATTTTACAGAAAGAAATTCATTAA
- the rpmB gene encoding 50S ribosomal protein L28 encodes MSRVCELTGKKAMVGNNVSHALNRTKRKFDANLMTKRFYIPEEDKWITLKVSASALKNINRKGISAVIKEARANGFLTK; translated from the coding sequence ATGTCTAGAGTTTGTGAATTAACAGGAAAAAAAGCAATGGTTGGGAACAATGTGTCTCACGCTTTAAATAGAACTAAGAGAAAGTTTGACGCTAATCTAATGACCAAGCGTTTTTACATTCCAGAAGAAGATAAATGGATTACTTTAAAAGTATCTGCATCAGCTTTAAAAAATATTAACAGAAAAGGTATTTCTGCAGTTATAAAAGAAGCGAGAGCTAACGGATTTTTAACTAAATAA
- the rpmG gene encoding 50S ribosomal protein L33 translates to MAKKGNRVQVILECTEHKASGERGTSRYITTKNKKNTPDRMEIKKFNSILKKMTVHKEIK, encoded by the coding sequence ATGGCAAAAAAAGGAAATAGAGTTCAGGTAATTTTAGAATGTACAGAGCATAAAGCTTCAGGAGAAAGAGGTACTTCTAGATACATAACAACTAAGAATAAAAAGAACACTCCAGACAGAATGGAAATTAAAAAATTCAATTCTATCTTAAAGAAAATGACTGTTCACAAGGAAATTAAATAA
- a CDS encoding DUF4295 domain-containing protein, protein MAKKTVASLQTSSKRLSKAIKMIKSPKSGAYTFVESIMQPEKVNDFLAKK, encoded by the coding sequence ATGGCAAAAAAAACAGTAGCATCGTTACAAACATCTTCAAAAAGATTAAGTAAAGCTATAAAAATGATTAAATCTCCAAAATCAGGAGCTTACACTTTTGTAGAATCAATCATGCAACCAGAAAAAGTAAATGACTTTTTAGCAAAAAAGTAA
- the ftsY gene encoding signal recognition particle-docking protein FtsY: MSFFKKIFSKEKKETLDKGLEKSKENFFGKLTKAVAGKSKVDDDVLDNLEEILVASDVGVDTTLKIINRIEARVAKDKYVGTDELNTILREEIAGLLSKTNIGNETEFTIPEHKKPYVIMVVGVNGVGKTTTIGKLASQFKKQGLKVVLGAADTFRAAAIDQLQVWADRTDVPIVRQEMGSDPASVAFDTLKSAVTQNADVVIIDTAGRLHNKVNLMNELTKIKRVMQKVVEDAPHEVLLVLDGSTGQNAFEQAKQFTLATEVTSLAVTKLDGTAKGGVVIGISDQFQIPVKYIGVGEGMDDLQVFNKYEFVDSFFN; encoded by the coding sequence ATGAGTTTTTTTAAAAAAATATTTTCAAAAGAAAAAAAAGAAACCTTAGACAAAGGATTAGAAAAGTCTAAAGAAAATTTCTTTGGTAAGTTAACAAAAGCGGTTGCAGGTAAATCTAAAGTAGATGATGATGTTTTAGATAACTTAGAAGAGATTCTTGTAGCATCTGATGTTGGTGTAGATACCACTCTTAAAATTATTAATAGAATAGAGGCAAGAGTTGCGAAAGATAAATATGTTGGTACAGATGAGCTCAATACAATTTTGCGCGAAGAAATAGCTGGGTTATTATCTAAAACAAATATTGGAAACGAAACTGAATTCACAATTCCAGAGCACAAAAAACCCTATGTGATAATGGTTGTTGGTGTAAATGGTGTTGGTAAAACAACCACTATTGGTAAGTTAGCCAGTCAGTTTAAGAAACAAGGTTTAAAAGTAGTTTTAGGAGCAGCAGATACTTTTAGAGCAGCGGCGATAGATCAATTACAAGTTTGGGCAGACAGAACAGATGTACCTATTGTACGCCAAGAAATGGGATCAGATCCAGCTTCTGTTGCTTTTGATACTTTAAAATCTGCAGTTACTCAAAATGCAGATGTTGTTATTATAGATACAGCAGGACGACTGCATAATAAAGTCAATTTAATGAACGAATTGACTAAAATTAAACGTGTAATGCAGAAAGTTGTAGAAGATGCGCCACATGAAGTTTTATTGGTTTTAGATGGTTCCACTGGTCAGAATGCTTTTGAGCAAGCAAAACAGTTTACATTAGCCACAGAGGTAACTTCTTTAGCAGTAACCAAATTAGATGGCACGGCAAAAGGTGGCGTCGTTATTGGTATTTCAGATCAATTTCAAATTCCTGTAAAATATATTGGAGTAGGAGAAGGAATGGATGATTTACAAGTGTTTAATAAATATGAGTTTGTTGATTCTTTTTTTAATTAA
- a CDS encoding glycosyl hydrolase, whose protein sequence is MKKTSSKNKTVIAKFEPKDGECLFFIGQDMKAIGGLDNYADGYCDHFEVPAGITLYTSFAKGTESYGYTQKGNDGIKTIANWGAEDSCAKSYIDDNNFKHSVIAIGLSLVGHEKKVAIGIHDHLIKELGEWIKGIERPVFLRIGYEFDGWDWNDYNKDAYLASWKRIHSKFEEMKVKNVAFVWQSKGTESGQEILEQWYPGDHLVDWCGYSYFNNPDEEMLAFARKHKKPVFIAEASPILFDGPEFLDTFLTNPNQAKQAWEEWYIPFLKTLNDNLDIIKAFSYINVNWSIQPMWLDNDLFKHVDSRIQESEFITKKWLEEVTKPRYLKPNPNLWSNLQNKTIK, encoded by the coding sequence ATGAAAAAAACCTCAAGTAAAAACAAAACAGTTATCGCTAAATTCGAGCCTAAAGACGGAGAGTGTCTATTTTTCATTGGTCAAGATATGAAGGCCATTGGAGGTCTTGATAATTACGCAGATGGCTATTGTGACCATTTTGAGGTTCCTGCAGGTATTACTTTATATACTAGTTTTGCTAAAGGAACAGAATCTTATGGATATACACAGAAAGGTAATGACGGTATTAAAACTATTGCCAATTGGGGCGCAGAAGATAGCTGTGCAAAGAGTTATATTGATGATAACAATTTTAAGCATAGTGTGATTGCTATTGGATTATCTCTGGTTGGTCATGAAAAAAAGGTAGCGATTGGAATACATGATCATTTAATAAAAGAACTTGGCGAATGGATTAAAGGAATAGAAAGACCTGTTTTTCTGAGAATTGGTTACGAATTTGATGGTTGGGATTGGAACGACTATAATAAAGATGCATATTTAGCTTCTTGGAAACGAATTCATTCTAAATTTGAAGAAATGAAAGTGAAAAATGTTGCTTTCGTTTGGCAATCTAAAGGAACAGAATCTGGACAGGAAATTCTTGAACAATGGTATCCAGGTGATCATTTAGTTGATTGGTGTGGCTATTCCTATTTTAATAACCCAGACGAAGAAATGCTGGCATTTGCCAGAAAACACAAAAAACCCGTATTTATAGCAGAGGCCTCCCCTATTCTATTTGATGGTCCGGAATTTTTAGATACTTTTCTAACAAATCCTAATCAAGCAAAACAAGCATGGGAAGAATGGTATATACCTTTTCTTAAAACCTTAAACGACAATCTAGATATAATAAAAGCATTCTCCTACATTAACGTCAACTGGTCTATACAGCCAATGTGGCTAGATAACGATTTATTTAAACATGTAGACTCTCGAATTCAAGAAAGTGAGTTTATTACAAAAAAATGGTTGGAAGAAGTAACAAAACCAAGATATTTAAAACCAAACCCTAACTTGTGGTCTAATTTACAGAATAAAACAATAAAATAG
- a CDS encoding MBL fold metallo-hydrolase, with the protein MKIKKLKKTISSMFRFLFFLSIIVLLVSCGIFKKRYSGDVSDHFNGKKFVNINGGQVNGAKELFKFMRTRNPTKWIKEYETYSRDIPIENNYTDSIKLIFINHSTFLIQLDTLNILTDPIWSERCSPVQWAGPKRNRPPGVTFNSLPNIDVVLISHNHYDHLDKNTILALQKEHTPQFIVPLGVSHFFKRLGIQNVIEIDWDEEIEFKSLKIKGTPAVHFSSRGAFDQNKTLWCGYLIKGSKNIYFAGDTGYDENIFKKIGNENPSLDLSIIPIGAYKPNWFMSLIHTNPNEAVKIHIDLKTKQSVATHFGTFALADEGQGEAGKDLKIALGTYKISNEKFLIPEEGIFYEF; encoded by the coding sequence GTATTCTGGTGATGTTTCAGATCATTTTAATGGCAAGAAGTTTGTAAACATCAATGGAGGGCAAGTAAATGGTGCAAAAGAGTTGTTTAAATTTATGCGCACTAGAAATCCTACAAAATGGATTAAAGAATACGAAACGTATTCTAGAGACATCCCTATAGAGAATAATTATACAGATAGTATTAAATTAATTTTTATAAATCACAGTACCTTTCTTATTCAGTTAGATACACTAAACATTCTAACAGACCCCATTTGGTCTGAAAGATGCAGTCCGGTGCAATGGGCCGGTCCTAAAAGAAACAGACCGCCTGGCGTAACTTTTAATAGTTTACCAAACATAGATGTTGTGCTAATTAGCCATAATCATTATGATCATTTGGATAAAAACACCATTCTAGCCCTTCAAAAAGAACATACACCTCAGTTTATTGTGCCGCTTGGAGTCTCTCATTTTTTTAAACGATTGGGCATTCAGAATGTTATTGAAATTGATTGGGATGAAGAAATTGAATTTAAATCTCTAAAAATAAAAGGCACACCCGCAGTGCATTTTTCTAGCAGAGGCGCTTTTGATCAAAATAAAACACTCTGGTGTGGGTATTTAATTAAAGGATCTAAAAATATTTATTTTGCTGGGGATACGGGGTATGATGAAAATATTTTTAAGAAAATAGGAAATGAAAATCCGAGTTTAGACTTGTCTATTATTCCAATTGGCGCTTATAAACCCAATTGGTTTATGTCCCTAATTCATACAAATCCGAATGAGGCCGTAAAAATACATATAGACTTAAAGACAAAACAATCTGTAGCCACACATTTTGGCACATTTGCTTTGGCTGATGAAGGACAAGGCGAAGCTGGGAAAGATCTAAAAATAGCATTGGGCACCTATAAAATTTCAAATGAGAAATTTTTAATTCCTGAGGAAGGAATTTTCTATGAGTTTTAA